From one Streptomyces sp. NBC_00654 genomic stretch:
- a CDS encoding ParB/RepB/Spo0J family partition protein translates to MSKADSLGGSPTFDAVAQPISSRAASFARFAGQDTPPAPHTAAGDPSPRSPRVPISAIASNPFNPREELKAIEEMADSLTGRGIIQPLTVVTREAFLGAHPGQEESLGGAQYIVVDGNRRLAGATLAGLDDVPVHIDDSLADDADTLLETALTAAVQHESLDPLDEAKALQRLVQVHGSQRAVARALGKSSPWVTQRIALLKLTPELQAAVEDRSLPVEIARNVGQLPAQQQHTAATDALMKRAQSKGKRRRQDASGGANGVSTQSHETAGANAVSTPDQPQSDVQPTTGTSPEPPAAAPRPSNGIPDGTGKPVIRMPWFDGNQVADLVFAKMDTAQQAVLLKRLLEAHNAS, encoded by the coding sequence ATGAGCAAGGCCGACTCCCTCGGTGGCTCGCCCACATTCGACGCCGTCGCCCAGCCAATCAGCAGCCGAGCGGCCTCCTTCGCGCGATTCGCCGGTCAGGACACTCCCCCGGCACCTCACACAGCGGCGGGCGACCCATCACCGCGCTCCCCCCGCGTACCGATCAGCGCCATCGCATCCAACCCCTTCAACCCCCGTGAAGAGCTCAAAGCCATCGAGGAGATGGCCGACAGCCTGACCGGCCGCGGCATCATCCAACCTCTCACGGTCGTCACCCGTGAAGCCTTCCTCGGCGCTCACCCCGGGCAAGAGGAATCGCTCGGGGGAGCCCAGTACATCGTCGTCGACGGAAACCGACGCCTGGCCGGCGCCACACTCGCAGGGCTTGACGATGTACCCGTCCACATCGACGACTCGCTCGCGGACGACGCCGACACCCTCCTCGAGACCGCGCTCACCGCGGCCGTCCAGCACGAGAGCCTCGACCCCCTCGACGAAGCCAAAGCTCTGCAGCGCCTGGTCCAGGTCCACGGCTCGCAACGTGCAGTCGCACGGGCTCTCGGTAAGTCGAGCCCATGGGTCACACAGCGCATCGCCCTTCTCAAACTCACTCCTGAACTCCAGGCAGCAGTCGAAGACCGCAGCCTCCCCGTCGAGATCGCGCGGAATGTGGGACAGCTGCCTGCGCAGCAACAGCACACGGCGGCTACCGACGCTCTGATGAAGCGAGCACAGAGCAAGGGTAAACGGAGAAGGCAGGATGCGTCTGGAGGTGCTAACGGCGTTAGCACCCAGAGTCATGAGACAGCGGGTGCTAACGCCGTTAGCACCCCTGATCAACCACAGAGTGATGTGCAACCCACGACCGGCACATCGCCGGAACCCCCTGCCGCTGCCCCGAGACCCAGCAACGGAATCCCGGACGGGACTGGCAAACCAGTTATCAGGATGCCCTGGTTCGACGGCAACCAAGTCGCGGATCTCGTCTTCGCGAAGATGGACACGGCTCAGCAAGCCGTTCTCCTGAAGCGGCTACTCGAAGCCCATAACGCCAGCTGA
- a CDS encoding ParA family protein has product MATPNSAADREKLVSKLPAALKQSLKVRAAQLSTDVQDAVAAGIHAWRARVEPMPTIDTAGAESFGTYLPEGLYDEFKQDCRDRDVSYIQGLAQSVALWLAHNPAGEEPVARRIVVCNQKGGVGKTSVAAGLAQALAEGEEHILKAALAAGLTKKDAKELAEAGGLRVLLVDYDPQGHLSHQLGLKAIPAGEESLVTHMLHREQTQHPLLDLTVPIDGERFGGRLHILPAAFDAFLLDSGLTMFRGPRHAALERALAPIEEHFDVIVIDSPPSLGLAMDAGIYYGRQRDGEKPDASGLIIPVEAEDTSAQAYGMLISQIDSLARDYDIQIGQLGLVINKYDSRRGYIATSSRDKWKSLGTPPVLAIVSDLKEQREAVRMQRSLLDYSPNSEQSQAMRQIAKGVKLT; this is encoded by the coding sequence ATGGCGACTCCGAATTCAGCTGCCGACCGCGAGAAGCTGGTCTCCAAGCTGCCCGCAGCCCTCAAACAGTCACTCAAAGTCCGCGCAGCCCAGCTCAGTACGGACGTACAAGACGCTGTTGCTGCCGGTATCCATGCATGGCGGGCACGCGTCGAGCCGATGCCCACGATCGACACGGCCGGCGCTGAATCGTTCGGCACGTACCTCCCCGAAGGCCTCTACGACGAGTTCAAGCAGGACTGCCGCGACCGCGACGTTTCCTACATCCAAGGGCTGGCACAGTCCGTGGCCCTGTGGCTTGCCCACAACCCGGCCGGGGAAGAGCCGGTAGCCCGACGCATCGTCGTCTGCAACCAGAAGGGTGGCGTCGGCAAAACATCCGTCGCGGCCGGGCTGGCCCAGGCCTTGGCCGAGGGCGAAGAACACATCCTGAAAGCAGCTCTCGCCGCCGGACTCACGAAGAAAGACGCGAAGGAACTGGCGGAAGCGGGGGGCCTCCGCGTCCTGCTTGTCGACTACGACCCCCAAGGCCACCTCTCCCACCAGCTTGGCCTCAAGGCCATCCCCGCTGGAGAGGAGAGCCTGGTCACGCACATGCTCCACCGTGAGCAGACTCAGCACCCACTGCTCGACCTCACCGTCCCCATAGACGGTGAGCGCTTCGGCGGACGGCTCCACATCCTCCCGGCGGCCTTCGACGCGTTCCTGCTCGACTCCGGTCTGACTATGTTCAGAGGCCCGCGCCACGCCGCCCTCGAACGAGCACTCGCGCCCATCGAGGAGCATTTCGACGTCATCGTCATCGATTCCCCGCCCAGCCTGGGTCTCGCGATGGACGCCGGAATCTACTACGGCCGCCAGCGCGACGGCGAGAAGCCCGACGCATCCGGCCTGATCATCCCTGTAGAAGCCGAGGACACCTCCGCCCAGGCATACGGCATGCTCATCAGCCAGATCGACTCCCTCGCCAGGGACTACGACATCCAGATCGGCCAGCTCGGACTTGTGATCAACAAGTACGACTCACGCCGCGGATACATCGCCACCTCATCGCGAGACAAATGGAAGTCACTCGGCACACCCCCCGTCCTCGCCATCGTCTCTGACCTCAAGGAACAGCGTGAGGCGGTCCGCATGCAAAGGTCCCTCCTGGACTACTCCCCCAACTCAGAGCAATCACAGGCGATGCGACAGATCGCGAAGGGCGTGAAGCTGACATGA
- a CDS encoding ABC transporter ATP-binding protein — MAAQSNAGPAIRVQGLKRSYGKLEVLRGVDFDVARGSIFALLGSNGAGKTTTVRILATLLKADAGAASIHGFDVATQSANVRESISLTGQFAAVDEILSGRENLTLVARLRHLKDPGAIADDLLRRFSLTEAGARRVSTYSGGMRRRLDIAMSLIGNSPVIFLDEPTAGLDPEARIEVWDAVKELAGHGTTVLLTTQYLDEAEQLADRIGILHQGRIIVNGTLAELKQLFPPAKVEYVEKQPTLEEIFLAVIGGSDKSDVTGTTTGGQQ, encoded by the coding sequence ATGGCAGCCCAATCGAACGCCGGTCCGGCGATTCGCGTGCAAGGTCTCAAGAGGTCGTACGGGAAGCTCGAAGTGCTGCGCGGTGTGGACTTCGACGTGGCGCGGGGCAGCATCTTCGCCCTGCTTGGTTCCAACGGGGCGGGCAAGACCACGACCGTGAGGATCCTTGCCACGCTCCTGAAAGCCGACGCGGGGGCGGCAAGCATCCATGGCTTCGACGTTGCCACACAGTCGGCGAACGTACGGGAGTCCATCAGTCTCACCGGACAGTTCGCGGCCGTCGACGAGATCCTCAGCGGTCGGGAGAACCTCACCCTCGTCGCCAGGCTGCGCCACCTCAAGGACCCGGGCGCGATCGCGGACGACCTGCTGAGGCGTTTCTCGCTGACCGAGGCCGGCGCGCGCCGAGTGTCCACGTACTCGGGTGGGATGCGCCGCCGACTGGACATCGCGATGAGCCTCATCGGGAATTCGCCGGTGATTTTCCTGGACGAGCCGACAGCCGGACTCGACCCCGAAGCGCGCATCGAGGTGTGGGATGCGGTCAAGGAGCTCGCCGGCCACGGAACGACGGTGCTGCTCACCACGCAGTATCTGGACGAGGCCGAGCAGCTGGCCGACCGGATCGGGATCCTTCACCAGGGTCGGATCATCGTGAACGGCACCCTCGCCGAGCTCAAGCAGCTCTTCCCGCCCGCCAAGGTCGAGTACGTCGAGAAGCAGCCGACTCTCGAGGAGATCTTCCTCGCAGTCATCGGCGGCAGCGACAAGAGCGACGTCACTGGCACGACAACTGGGGGACAACAATGA
- a CDS encoding ABC transporter permease — translation MTAYFFSDTVALTGRTLRHVTRSMDTIITTAITPVAMMLMFVYVFGGAIDTGSVSYVNYMLPGILLMTIASGVSYTAYRLFTDVKSGIFERFQSMPIARSGVLWAHVVTSLVANLIALALVVGVAVLMGFRSGAGVLAWLAVTGILLLFTLALTWLAVIPGLSASSVEGAGAFAYPLIFLPFVSSAFVPTKTMPGPVRWFAEHQPVTSIVNTIRNLFAQQPAGDDIWTALAWCVGILVVAYIFAMAAYRRKIA, via the coding sequence ATGACCGCGTACTTCTTCAGCGACACTGTCGCGCTCACGGGGCGGACCTTGCGCCATGTCACCCGAAGCATGGACACCATCATCACGACTGCCATCACGCCGGTCGCCATGATGCTGATGTTCGTTTACGTGTTCGGCGGCGCCATCGATACCGGGTCGGTTTCGTATGTGAACTACATGCTGCCCGGCATCCTGCTCATGACCATCGCATCGGGCGTCTCCTACACCGCGTACCGGCTGTTCACCGATGTGAAGAGCGGGATCTTCGAACGATTCCAGTCCATGCCGATCGCGCGGTCGGGTGTGCTGTGGGCCCACGTCGTCACCTCTCTGGTCGCCAACCTGATCGCCCTCGCGCTCGTCGTGGGCGTTGCTGTGCTCATGGGCTTCCGCTCAGGGGCAGGTGTGCTGGCCTGGCTCGCCGTCACCGGTATCCTGCTCCTGTTCACCCTGGCGCTGACCTGGCTTGCCGTGATCCCCGGGCTCTCCGCGTCGTCGGTCGAGGGCGCTGGCGCGTTCGCCTACCCCCTCATCTTCCTGCCGTTCGTCAGTTCGGCGTTCGTTCCCACAAAGACGATGCCCGGCCCGGTGCGCTGGTTCGCCGAACATCAACCGGTTACGTCGATCGTCAACACGATCCGCAACCTGTTCGCCCAGCAGCCGGCCGGCGACGACATCTGGACCGCCCTCGCATGGTGCGTCGGCATCCTCGTCGTGGCGTACATCTTCGCGATGGCCGCCTACCGCCGGAAGATCGCCTGA
- a CDS encoding MerR family transcriptional regulator, protein MLTISQLAAYAGVTVRAVRHYHRIGLLPEPERDRSGYRTYDAVAVVRLIRIRTLADAGVPLARVQELLDAGPEKFTGGVQEIDKALRAEIRRLQNTRSRLARLAAGEHLALPQSVVDYLDRLRGLGIGERYIEMERDAWIMIAAQVPHAIDSVIARKHEELDDPDMVKLYSLLSGALDWPATDPRIVEAADIMERLMIRAVEAGEVGVDDGIDDQFVDLMDSTMLESSPHAAQLLAILQERGWRGWTRIERVPADRLNTELPPP, encoded by the coding sequence ATGCTCACCATCAGCCAGCTCGCGGCGTACGCCGGGGTGACGGTGCGGGCGGTACGTCACTACCACCGGATCGGGTTGCTGCCGGAGCCGGAGCGCGACCGGTCCGGATACCGGACCTACGACGCTGTCGCGGTCGTACGACTGATCCGGATCCGCACCCTCGCAGACGCCGGCGTGCCACTGGCCCGGGTGCAGGAACTCCTCGACGCCGGCCCGGAGAAGTTCACCGGCGGTGTCCAGGAGATCGACAAGGCCCTGCGCGCCGAGATCCGGCGGCTGCAGAACACTCGCAGCCGACTCGCCAGGCTCGCCGCAGGAGAGCACCTGGCGCTCCCGCAGAGCGTCGTGGACTACCTCGACCGGCTGCGCGGTCTCGGCATTGGGGAGCGGTACATCGAGATGGAGCGGGACGCCTGGATCATGATCGCTGCCCAGGTGCCGCATGCGATCGACTCCGTGATCGCCAGGAAACATGAGGAGCTGGACGACCCCGACATGGTGAAGCTCTACAGCCTTCTCAGCGGGGCACTCGACTGGCCGGCCACCGACCCGCGGATCGTCGAGGCCGCCGACATCATGGAGCGCTTGATGATTCGCGCGGTGGAGGCCGGCGAGGTGGGTGTCGACGACGGCATCGACGACCAGTTCGTCGACCTGATGGACTCAACCATGCTCGAGTCCTCACCGCACGCCGCACAGCTGTTGGCGATCCTGCAGGAGCGTGGCTGGAGGGGCTGGACCCGCATCGAGCGAGTGCCTGCCGACAGACTCAACACTGAACTGCCGCCACCTTGA
- a CDS encoding Imm21 family immunity protein: protein MSLTWLETGGGPFIVVPRTALSHWSGTEGDYDRACEIMDLVGVLELPDGGEALVLGDEPLSAAYLPAHRVLVRWCYAESEEGVADIILAGLPTAEWDEGPVLRTTGELVIFDAAYSGTEVGTLADSTVLELGASRYRVDSASIEPDQLTSFRVHRFVELD from the coding sequence ATGTCGTTGACGTGGCTGGAGACGGGGGGCGGCCCGTTCATCGTGGTTCCACGCACCGCGTTGTCGCACTGGTCGGGAACGGAGGGCGACTACGACCGGGCCTGCGAGATCATGGATCTCGTCGGAGTACTCGAACTGCCTGACGGAGGCGAGGCGCTCGTCCTCGGGGACGAACCGCTCTCCGCTGCCTACCTTCCCGCGCACCGAGTGCTCGTCCGCTGGTGCTATGCGGAGAGCGAGGAGGGCGTCGCTGACATCATCCTGGCCGGACTTCCCACTGCTGAGTGGGACGAAGGGCCCGTTCTGAGGACCACTGGCGAGCTCGTCATATTTGACGCCGCCTACTCCGGCACTGAGGTCGGGACGCTCGCGGACAGCACCGTTCTCGAACTCGGCGCCAGCCGCTACCGGGTGGACTCGGCAAGCATCGAACCTGACCAGCTGACGTCCTTTCGCGTCCACCGATTCGTTGAGCTGGACTGA
- a CDS encoding DUF5958 family protein, which yields MRGTSSEDGRALRRDAERVVNEVAQGHRTLDDGTSWFAALFPAGRQVVLQEVVGYAMQAHITSADGHAGVARSGVKPTANPAVMICMDPPRYGFVALPADEHVKAFRVLVSVFSVADTRRRQTYCRGTCGHAWHNLPPSVEKL from the coding sequence ATGCGGGGGACCAGCAGCGAGGACGGGCGAGCCCTTCGGCGTGACGCCGAGCGAGTCGTCAACGAGGTCGCGCAAGGACACCGCACGTTGGATGACGGGACGTCCTGGTTCGCAGCCCTCTTCCCAGCGGGACGGCAGGTGGTGCTGCAGGAGGTCGTCGGCTATGCGATGCAAGCGCACATCACGTCGGCGGACGGCCATGCGGGGGTTGCCCGGTCCGGAGTGAAGCCCACCGCTAACCCTGCGGTGATGATTTGCATGGACCCACCCCGCTACGGGTTCGTAGCCCTCCCCGCCGACGAGCACGTCAAGGCGTTCCGTGTCCTTGTCTCGGTGTTCTCCGTCGCCGACACCCGCCGCAGACAGACCTACTGCAGAGGCACCTGCGGACACGCGTGGCACAACTTGCCTCCCTCAGTGGAGAAGCTGTAG
- a CDS encoding CHAT domain-containing protein, with the protein MRYDREWFLQAVRVRLDRAETADGGVDADVVFGPFADAELRGLLRTCDTRTDMEARHAAGWLCVARAMADPGDGGAVHGCMSGTLLYPVWAADPGLVPPELAAGYASNDPAIHPDPANADGPNEWSAQVAALKIVAEGRQHNPPPGASEADRWLHEVAVVMATMTPSRDAQLATAIGLGSLAVLATPEYDPWFPSRLRGVTGIVTLAGTTWPFGDLADADPVRFVHGALKRIPADSPERLLVLDGLGRRLLDRYLDSHDTEDLHEAVGIARDVLAQLLPGNPHLPRCFSALGQALVLLRQVAGATPKECDEVVDVCRRAVAGHLKGPAAAGHDLGMALVLRAQHTGRVADLDEAIGVFTEALRAAGNPGETAALRNALGNALRARSVATGSQSDLDAALDLTDRSSASAGMAADPQLPLISPAMALYNRYLRDPKANGADLDEALRQLRHAEALMRPGHPDRPAALDDLGLVLITCYQRSGKAVELNEAVLAHRGSVALTQDGHGSLGLRLLNLGAALSLRYQLTEDGDDLREAQECRRRAAALPGMGPAHRAALLSSTGLSLMTGFERAPDPAAQVNEAVGLLRKALALTPEGDPMLPRRRRNLAVALLLRISRTLRFGDASEARELADSVIAMLPANSPDLPGALTVAANARLLSPRTLLSSTARDEAVALHRRAVEATPPGHPTRTPRLANLGRALRDVGPRRRRRPADLVEAAKRFQEAALEQQCAPALRLDAARSWGDVQAELGDWDGALDGYVVAVDLLHSVAPRHLVRDDQELLLSRTVGLGAAAAACAVRCGRPWLAVGLLEQARGVILSHAFDADSDLTRLREAAPDLADRFEELREALDTATDSQGFLEEGPSGPDDARADLRQRLAAEWRDLTARIRAEHPELGLLRPVRDWDERELCATAAAGPVVLVNVSPYGSDALVVTEHSIDAIPLPGLDPRTTATRRQTFQDALIRIETPGTSRKQSQRAQQDVRETLAWLWQAVTGPVLNRLPAATRVWWSPGGLLGTLPLHAAAPAGAAPGALDRVVSSYTPTLRALHHARQRVARPAGTGTLVVSVAQATGQAPLPGARREADHLARLLPQATLLADASATHSAVISALPRHAYAHFACHALGDLERASGSRLVLHDHTERPLTVRDLARLRLPSVRLAYLSACDTLRTSPELADEAVHIVSAFQMAGFPHVVGSLWHVDDLIGAEVALSVYDTLKRGDGTLDVARTAEALHRAVRTLRDTYSQTPSLWACQVHAGP; encoded by the coding sequence GTGAGGTACGACCGGGAGTGGTTCCTTCAGGCGGTTCGCGTGCGCCTCGACCGGGCCGAGACGGCGGACGGGGGTGTGGACGCGGACGTGGTGTTCGGTCCCTTCGCGGATGCCGAACTCCGGGGACTGCTACGGACCTGCGACACGAGGACCGACATGGAGGCCCGGCACGCGGCCGGCTGGCTCTGCGTCGCCCGTGCGATGGCCGACCCGGGGGATGGCGGCGCCGTCCACGGGTGCATGTCCGGGACTCTGCTCTACCCGGTGTGGGCTGCCGATCCGGGGCTGGTGCCGCCGGAGTTGGCGGCGGGCTATGCGTCCAACGATCCCGCCATACACCCTGACCCGGCGAACGCGGACGGTCCCAACGAGTGGTCGGCCCAGGTTGCTGCGCTCAAGATCGTGGCGGAGGGACGGCAGCACAACCCGCCGCCGGGCGCCTCCGAGGCCGACCGCTGGCTTCATGAGGTGGCCGTAGTGATGGCCACCATGACCCCCTCGCGCGACGCTCAGCTCGCCACCGCGATCGGCCTCGGCAGCCTCGCCGTCCTCGCGACGCCGGAGTACGACCCCTGGTTCCCGAGCCGGCTCAGAGGTGTGACCGGCATCGTGACCCTCGCGGGGACGACCTGGCCGTTCGGGGACCTGGCGGACGCGGATCCGGTCCGGTTCGTCCACGGTGCCCTCAAGCGGATCCCGGCCGACTCCCCCGAACGGCTCCTCGTCCTGGACGGCCTGGGCCGTCGGCTCCTGGACCGCTACCTGGACTCGCACGATACCGAGGACCTGCACGAGGCGGTGGGCATCGCGCGGGACGTACTGGCCCAACTGCTGCCCGGGAACCCGCATTTGCCCCGCTGCTTCAGCGCCTTGGGGCAAGCCCTGGTGTTGTTGCGGCAGGTGGCGGGTGCGACGCCCAAGGAGTGCGACGAGGTGGTGGACGTGTGCCGCCGGGCCGTCGCAGGCCATCTGAAGGGGCCCGCGGCGGCGGGCCACGACCTGGGCATGGCGCTCGTCCTCAGGGCGCAGCACACCGGCCGCGTGGCGGATCTGGACGAGGCGATCGGCGTGTTCACCGAGGCGCTGCGGGCGGCAGGGAATCCGGGGGAGACCGCCGCCCTGCGCAACGCGCTGGGCAACGCCCTGCGTGCCCGCTCCGTCGCGACCGGTTCCCAGTCCGACCTGGACGCGGCGCTCGACCTCACCGACCGCTCCAGCGCATCTGCGGGGATGGCGGCCGACCCACAACTGCCGCTCATCTCCCCCGCTATGGCCCTGTACAACCGCTACCTACGCGACCCGAAGGCGAACGGGGCGGATCTGGACGAAGCGCTGCGCCAGCTGCGGCACGCCGAGGCGCTCATGCGGCCGGGCCACCCGGACCGTCCCGCAGCGCTAGACGACCTCGGCCTGGTGCTGATCACTTGCTATCAGCGCTCCGGAAAAGCGGTGGAGTTGAACGAGGCCGTGCTGGCTCATCGGGGGTCGGTGGCACTCACCCAGGATGGACACGGGTCGCTCGGACTGCGGCTGCTCAACCTCGGTGCCGCGTTGAGTCTGCGGTACCAGCTGACCGAGGACGGCGACGACCTGCGGGAGGCCCAGGAGTGCCGGCGCCGGGCCGCCGCGCTGCCCGGCATGGGCCCCGCGCACCGGGCGGCGCTGTTGAGCTCGACGGGGCTCAGTCTCATGACGGGCTTCGAGCGTGCCCCCGACCCTGCCGCCCAAGTCAACGAGGCCGTAGGGCTCTTGAGGAAGGCCCTCGCTCTCACCCCGGAGGGCGACCCGATGCTGCCCCGGCGCCGCCGCAACCTCGCCGTCGCCCTGCTGCTCCGCATCTCGCGGACGCTGCGGTTCGGCGACGCCAGCGAGGCACGCGAGCTGGCCGACTCGGTGATCGCGATGCTGCCCGCGAACTCCCCCGACCTGCCGGGTGCCCTCACGGTGGCCGCGAACGCACGGCTCCTGAGCCCCCGCACCCTGCTGTCGTCGACCGCCCGGGACGAGGCGGTCGCGCTGCACCGCCGGGCGGTCGAGGCCACCCCGCCCGGCCACCCCACGCGCACACCGCGCCTGGCGAACCTCGGCCGCGCCCTGCGCGACGTGGGTCCCCGCCGCCGTCGCCGCCCGGCTGATCTAGTCGAAGCGGCCAAGCGGTTCCAGGAAGCGGCCCTGGAGCAGCAGTGCGCGCCCGCCCTGCGCCTGGACGCCGCACGGTCCTGGGGCGACGTCCAGGCGGAACTGGGTGACTGGGACGGCGCTCTGGACGGCTATGTCGTGGCCGTCGACCTGCTGCACTCCGTGGCGCCGCGCCATCTCGTCCGCGACGACCAGGAGCTCCTGCTGAGCCGGACCGTCGGGCTGGGCGCCGCCGCCGCTGCCTGCGCGGTGCGCTGCGGCCGGCCCTGGCTCGCGGTCGGTCTGCTCGAACAGGCCAGGGGCGTGATCCTCTCCCACGCCTTCGACGCCGACAGCGATCTGACCCGGCTCCGGGAGGCCGCCCCGGACCTCGCCGACCGCTTCGAGGAACTCCGGGAAGCACTCGACACTGCGACCGACAGCCAGGGGTTCCTGGAAGAGGGACCGTCCGGCCCCGACGACGCCCGCGCCGACCTTCGGCAGCGACTGGCCGCCGAGTGGCGCGACCTCACCGCCAGGATCCGCGCCGAGCACCCCGAACTGGGCCTGCTGCGTCCGGTGCGGGACTGGGACGAACGCGAACTGTGCGCGACGGCCGCCGCTGGCCCGGTGGTCCTGGTCAACGTCTCCCCTTACGGCAGCGACGCCCTGGTCGTCACCGAGCACTCCATCGACGCCATACCGCTCCCGGGCCTCGACCCACGGACGACGGCAACACGTCGGCAGACCTTCCAGGACGCGCTGATCCGCATCGAGACACCCGGAACCTCCCGCAAGCAGTCGCAGCGCGCGCAGCAGGACGTACGGGAAACCCTGGCCTGGCTGTGGCAGGCGGTTACCGGCCCGGTCCTCAACCGCCTCCCCGCGGCAACCCGCGTGTGGTGGTCGCCTGGCGGTCTCCTGGGCACGCTGCCGCTGCACGCGGCGGCTCCCGCGGGCGCCGCTCCGGGCGCGCTGGACCGGGTGGTCTCCTCGTACACGCCGACCCTGCGTGCCCTACACCACGCCCGCCAGCGTGTCGCCCGCCCGGCGGGCACCGGAACCCTCGTCGTCAGCGTCGCACAGGCCACCGGACAGGCTCCGCTCCCCGGCGCACGCCGCGAGGCCGACCACCTGGCCCGCCTGCTCCCCCAAGCCACGCTGCTGGCGGACGCCTCGGCCACGCACTCCGCGGTCATCTCGGCCTTGCCCCGCCACGCCTACGCCCACTTCGCCTGCCATGCCCTGGGCGACCTGGAACGCGCCTCCGGCAGCCGGCTCGTCCTGCACGACCACACCGAACGCCCGCTGACCGTCCGCGACCTGGCCCGGCTGCGGCTGCCGTCGGTCCGGCTCGCCTATCTGTCCGCCTGCGACACCCTGCGCACCAGCCCCGAGCTCGCAGACGAGGCCGTCCACATCGTCAGCGCCTTCCAGATGGCTGGCTTCCCTCATGTCGTCGGCTCCCTGTGGCACGTCGACGACCTGATCGGGGCGGAAGTCGCGCTCAGCGTGTACGACACCCTGAAAAGGGGCGACGGCACACTCGACGTCGCCCGCACGGCCGAGGCCCTGCACCGCGCTGTACGCACCCTGCGCGACACCTATTCCCAGACGCCCAGCCTGTGGGCGTGCCAGGTACACGCGGGGCCCTAA
- a CDS encoding ASCH domain-containing protein, with product MSAATLPEGDWIRGISIKQPYAAAILAGAKTVENRTARWRTGWVLLHTSRTIDQPALRVPLISRTIRDRALVTGAVVGIARITDCHQDPAGAPPCTEWAQPNAWHLVLDDIQELPLPIPARGQLGPWRPSPDLLSQVFQQLPDFRP from the coding sequence ATGAGCGCCGCAACCCTCCCCGAGGGCGACTGGATCCGAGGCATCAGCATCAAGCAGCCGTACGCGGCCGCCATTCTCGCCGGTGCCAAGACGGTGGAGAACCGGACCGCCCGGTGGCGGACCGGCTGGGTCCTGCTGCACACGAGCAGGACCATCGACCAGCCCGCCCTGCGCGTCCCGCTGATCAGCCGCACGATCCGCGACCGCGCACTGGTCACCGGCGCGGTCGTCGGCATCGCCCGGATCACCGACTGCCACCAGGACCCCGCCGGAGCGCCGCCCTGCACCGAGTGGGCGCAGCCCAATGCGTGGCACCTGGTGCTCGACGACATCCAGGAGCTGCCCCTGCCCATCCCCGCACGCGGGCAGCTCGGTCCCTGGAGACCGTCGCCGGACCTGCTCTCCCAGGTGTTCCAGCAGCTGCCGGACTTCCGGCCCTGA